In a single window of the Terriglobus roseus genome:
- a CDS encoding lysophospholipid acyltransferase family protein, giving the protein MKKLLPWVSYLVLIPLMAFVTVVCGLLSLLFSLWDKSGRQQHAMAQFWAKLMLGIALSPVKVVNPENLRLSTAAVFACNHLSYMDTPALFGSLPFQFRILANHYLFRYPFIGWHLTRSGQVPIDQSSMRSQIAGLMRGVASLKAGMPILIFPDGSRSSDGHVRQFMAGAAYMAIKAQVPLVPLALIGTYELLPMHTYHLTPRPLRLVACEPIPTLGMTTKDADKLTSRLMETIAAEYYAHSSLNRPEPLPESQAKVPSGQL; this is encoded by the coding sequence GTGAAGAAGCTGCTCCCCTGGGTCTCGTATCTGGTCCTGATTCCACTGATGGCCTTTGTCACCGTCGTGTGCGGTCTGCTTTCCCTGCTGTTTTCGCTGTGGGATAAGTCTGGCCGGCAGCAGCATGCCATGGCGCAGTTTTGGGCAAAATTGATGCTTGGGATCGCGCTCTCCCCGGTCAAGGTGGTCAACCCAGAGAACCTGCGCTTGTCCACGGCTGCCGTCTTTGCCTGCAATCACCTCAGCTACATGGATACGCCAGCGCTCTTCGGATCGCTTCCCTTCCAATTCCGCATTCTGGCCAATCATTATCTCTTTCGATACCCCTTTATCGGCTGGCACCTAACCCGGTCAGGCCAAGTGCCGATTGATCAGTCGAGCATGCGGTCGCAGATCGCCGGGCTGATGCGTGGTGTTGCCAGCCTGAAAGCCGGGATGCCCATCCTCATTTTCCCGGATGGCAGCCGTTCCTCCGATGGGCACGTGCGTCAGTTCATGGCAGGTGCTGCCTACATGGCGATCAAGGCGCAGGTACCCTTGGTGCCGCTTGCCTTGATAGGCACCTATGAACTTCTGCCCATGCACACCTACCATCTGACTCCTCGTCCCTTGCGACTCGTCGCCTGCGAACCTATTCCGACCCTCGGGATGACTACCAAAGACGCGGACAAGCTCACGTCGCGCCTGATGGAGACGATCGCGGCCGAGTATTACGCGCACTCATCACTCAATCGGCCGGAGCCACTGCCGGAGAGTCAGGCGAAGGTTCCCAGCGGTCAACTGTAG
- a CDS encoding bifunctional folylpolyglutamate synthase/dihydrofolate synthase, with product MSYAVAVEHLYALSGELAPAAPGAARRKFDLAHMRTLAAALGNPQAKYKSVLIAGTNGKGSTAATLASILSVSGLKTGLYTSPHMLRVNERIQMSGATPGENSLAEIDDDTFARLYFKVDDAANRLVTEGKLPHLPSFFEVITAIAFLAFSEAQVDIAVLEVGMGGRLDATNIVEPSVSVIADIALDHTEWLGDTLAEIAREKAGILREDGRMVTLPQHPEANIAIGEIAMSLGVAGINAAIYLPERGAASGAYPLPIQGQTILVDSPLAGEHQNRNLALAIAAAIELQSNELLAAITPSSIEAGVRLTRWPGRLESVASPSGTATILLDVAHNPAGAWTLRSYLSRAIEDGRLNGPRTLVFSALRDKSVREMAQILFPSFDEPGDRILLAPVNSSRASSGEELAQVAAELETPVTVCASVAEAMQIATSQPGSVVVSGSVYLVGEAKAWIERGTTA from the coding sequence ATGTCGTACGCGGTTGCCGTGGAACATCTCTATGCCCTCAGTGGCGAGCTTGCGCCCGCCGCGCCGGGCGCAGCGCGTCGCAAGTTCGACCTGGCCCATATGCGCACGCTGGCTGCTGCGCTGGGGAATCCGCAGGCGAAGTACAAGTCGGTATTGATTGCCGGAACCAACGGTAAGGGTTCCACGGCTGCAACGCTTGCCAGCATTCTTAGCGTAAGCGGTTTAAAAACGGGGCTTTACACCTCGCCACACATGCTCCGAGTCAATGAGCGCATCCAGATGAGCGGAGCGACGCCAGGCGAAAACTCGTTGGCTGAGATCGACGACGACACTTTCGCTCGTTTGTACTTCAAAGTGGACGACGCGGCCAACCGGCTCGTTACCGAGGGCAAGCTGCCACACTTGCCGAGCTTTTTTGAGGTGATTACGGCTATTGCTTTCCTCGCGTTCTCAGAGGCGCAGGTAGATATCGCCGTCCTTGAGGTAGGGATGGGCGGCCGTCTGGACGCCACCAACATCGTTGAGCCAAGCGTCTCGGTCATTGCGGACATCGCGCTGGACCACACGGAATGGCTTGGAGATACCCTGGCGGAGATTGCCCGCGAGAAGGCCGGCATCCTGCGCGAAGACGGCCGCATGGTGACGCTGCCACAGCATCCCGAGGCAAATATCGCCATTGGAGAGATCGCAATGAGTCTAGGCGTTGCCGGCATCAACGCAGCAATCTATTTGCCGGAGCGCGGTGCGGCATCCGGTGCGTATCCGCTGCCGATACAGGGCCAGACAATCCTGGTCGATTCTCCGCTCGCGGGCGAACACCAGAATCGAAATCTTGCACTGGCAATCGCTGCAGCGATCGAACTTCAGTCAAATGAGTTACTTGCCGCCATTACCCCGTCCTCCATTGAAGCCGGGGTTCGGCTAACGCGGTGGCCGGGACGTCTGGAATCCGTTGCGTCTCCAAGCGGAACTGCGACGATCCTCCTCGATGTCGCGCATAATCCAGCAGGCGCATGGACGCTGCGATCCTACCTATCCCGTGCCATCGAGGACGGGCGCCTCAATGGCCCGCGAACCCTTGTCTTCTCGGCTCTGCGCGACAAGTCCGTTCGAGAGATGGCGCAGATCCTCTTTCCGAGCTTCGACGAGCCGGGCGATCGAATCCTGCTGGCCCCAGTGAACTCATCCCGTGCCAGCTCGGGCGAGGAACTTGCGCAGGTGGCCGCAGAATTGGAAACGCCGGTCACTGTCTGCGCGTCAGTTGCTGAAGCGATGCAGATCGCTACGAGCCAGCCTGGCAGCGTGGTTGTTTCCGGTTCCGTATATCTTGTCGGAGAAGCAAAAGCCTGGATCGAGCGAGGCACCACCGCGTGA
- a CDS encoding glycosyltransferase family 4 protein: MRILYDHQAFTLQNTGGITLYFYELLKYLRTVQGVETTTLLGYSSTKWPLQSQTAPPNRLVHWGPRPVASGMATFVLNELLLNPLVVVSGQFDVYHNTLYRFMPGARATARVATHHDCVHERFPELFPDSGRIVRTKARMFHEADLILCVSSSSRDDLLHFYDVDPARTLVVHNGVSPPQRTSSGAGALLKVARRPFLLYVGIRASYKNFDGLLTAFARSGLHRHFDLLALGGGPLNAAEQAQIALLGLSEQVISIPYAPPDLLAEAYAQATLFVYPSLYEGFGIPPLEAMASETPALVARSPATTEVCGNAAIFFEPQDKADFAAKLIAAVEDEPLRRQHVDAGLALIPRYKWTRTAEQTLAAYRSLFSTR, translated from the coding sequence ATGCGAATTCTCTACGACCACCAAGCCTTCACGCTGCAGAACACCGGTGGCATCACGCTGTACTTCTACGAGCTTTTGAAATATCTGCGCACGGTGCAGGGTGTCGAGACAACGACGCTGCTCGGATACTCCAGCACCAAGTGGCCACTGCAGTCGCAGACGGCTCCCCCAAACAGGCTGGTTCACTGGGGGCCGCGTCCTGTTGCCTCGGGCATGGCGACCTTTGTACTTAATGAGTTGCTGCTTAATCCGCTAGTGGTGGTATCTGGTCAGTTTGACGTGTATCACAACACGCTCTACCGCTTCATGCCCGGCGCGCGTGCCACAGCCCGCGTGGCAACGCATCACGACTGCGTGCATGAGCGATTCCCTGAGTTGTTTCCCGACAGCGGCCGGATCGTTCGAACAAAGGCGAGGATGTTCCACGAAGCTGACCTGATTCTGTGCGTTTCATCCTCAAGTCGGGACGATCTGCTTCACTTCTACGACGTAGATCCTGCGCGGACACTTGTAGTGCACAACGGTGTCTCGCCGCCACAACGTACTAGCAGTGGAGCGGGCGCACTGCTGAAGGTGGCGCGTCGGCCTTTCCTTCTGTACGTCGGAATTCGCGCTTCTTATAAGAACTTCGACGGCCTGTTAACCGCTTTTGCCCGGTCGGGCTTGCATAGACACTTTGACCTGCTGGCGTTAGGGGGCGGCCCGCTCAATGCTGCTGAACAAGCTCAAATTGCCTTGCTCGGGCTGTCTGAGCAGGTGATATCCATCCCTTATGCACCGCCGGATCTTCTGGCGGAAGCGTACGCGCAGGCGACGCTCTTCGTCTATCCGTCGCTCTATGAGGGCTTCGGCATTCCGCCGCTGGAAGCCATGGCGAGCGAAACCCCAGCGCTGGTCGCGCGCAGCCCAGCCACGACAGAGGTCTGCGGCAACGCAGCAATCTTCTTCGAACCACAGGACAAGGCAGACTTTGCAGCGAAGCTGATCGCCGCAGTGGAAGACGAGCCTCTGAGGCGACAGCATGTGGACGCAGGGCTGGCACTGATCCCACGTTATAAGTGGACACGCACGGCCGAACAGACATTGGCTGCCTATCGGTCACTGTTTAGCACTCGCTAG